The Candidatus Celerinatantimonas neptuna DNA segment TTGGTCAGAATCAGTTGAGTTTTATGCTGAATAATTTAAGCGAAATGGAACGGCTCACCCGTCAAAAAGTTCCATTTCCAAGCCATGATTTTCAGTTTGAAGGATTAACGACGTTATCGTGGAAAGAAATTAAACAGAAATTTCTAAATCCATCTCATCTGCTCTTTCGCCATGCATTGCGACAAGCCATTTGTATGCTAACAGGATATGCGATTATTCTGCTCATCCCTGGTCCTCCACACGGTCAGGATTACTGGCTTTTACTTACAACCTTGTTAGTTACAAAGCCAAACTACTCAGCTACGCGACAAAGACTGCTTGAGCGTATTGTAGGGACACTCATAGGTATCGCAATCGCGACAGCTTTAGTGATCTTAAAATTACCCATCCATGCAGAACTCTTCGTCATCGTAATTACAGGATTCCTTTTCTTCTGGTACTTCAGCCATCGCTACGCCATTGCGGTGGTCATGATTACATTATTCGTTGCACTGGCACTTCAGATATTAGGTATTGATTCATCTTTAACCATTAGTATTCGCATAATCGCAACCTTGCTGGGCGCATTATTGGTTTATATTGCATCTCGTTTTATCTGGCCCGACTGGCTTGAAAACCACAATCCAGAAATCATTCACCAGCTGATTGAAAAAATACATTTATATCAACAAGTAATATTCGAGCAATATCAGCAGCATGTGAATATTGAAGATGAACGTTATCGGTTAGCCCGATTTCACGCGCATACAAGTGAAGCAGAGTTAGGGCGCCACTGGCAGTCATTGCTGGCTGAACCTGTATCCAAACGAAATGATCTGACAATTCTCTATCAACTCACAGGTCATTTTCATTCTTATTTATCCCATTTATCAGCTCTTGCACTTTATCGGGGACGCTCTCTATCACCACAAGCACTTCAGATTATGGACGAAATTAGTCTACAATTCCGAACGGCACTCGATGAAATGAGCCAAAAACTTAGTCGGGAAAAAACCAATTCACCTCAAAACGTCGACTTATTAACCCAATCTATAAACCAACAATTACGGGTTTTAATGCCAAACTTACATGGTGAAGATCTGTTAATCACATTTCAGTTACAAAAAATGACTGAAAATCTTGAACAGATACAATCTCTAATCTCAGAGCGCCAGCTCTAAATTACCAATGAGACTAAACATGCTGGAAATAAACGGAAAAGAACTTGAAACAGACGCCGAAGGTTATCTGTTAGATAGTACCCAATGGAGTGAACCTCTTGCTGTCGTTATAGCAGAAAAAGAAGGTATAGAATTGACCGAACCCCATTGGCAAGTTATTCATTTTGTCAGAGATTTTTATTTAGAATTCAATACATCTCCAGCCATTCGCCCTTTAGTCAAAGCCATGGGGAAAAAATATGGTCCAGATAAAGGAAACAGCCGCTATCTATACCGATTATTTCCCAAAGGGCCCGCCAAACAAGCCACTAAAATAGCAGGGTTACCTAAACCAGCACGCTGTATCTAACGATTACTCAAACCAAGAAACTTATCAGTCAATAATAAGAACAGCCCTGCGATTTGAAGCCCGCCCTCCCGACGTTTTATTGGAAGCGGTTGGTTTTAATTCACCTTCAGAAGAGATAATGATATGTCTTCTCAATACTCCCCGACTCTCAAGATAGGCAGCAACTGCTTTTGCTCTGGCGAGCCCAAGGTGCTTATTATATAAGCGAGTACCTATGCTATCTGTATACCCAGTAACTTGCAGTTCTATTGAATTTTCTTTTTGGCTTTTTAAAAAACGATTCAACGCCCTCTTCGCTTGCAGATTTAATCTTGACTGATCAAATGCAAAATAAACCACTGAATGATTATAAACAGCCTGACAAGACTCTGAATAATCATCCATCGATTGTGAGTTCAATTTAACCTGATATCCATCTTGCAACAACCCGATATGATAAGTTATGGAATGGGGTAATTCACAATTGGCACTGGCCATATGGCACATCAATAACCCTGCAAAAAGAAGGGATGACTTCATTATTCTATTCATATCATCTCATTTAATTCGTTGTTACTTTATAGTCGTTGTAATAAAGATGTCCAATTTCTTCAGTAATCAAATCTAATATCTTTGAATAAATTGCATTATAATCCTCTGCATTGAAAATATTTCCTGAATCAGCACATTCAGCAAGTCCTGGATTCTGGCTGGTATCATAATCAAAACCAATAACGGCAATTTTCAAAGACTGATTTTTGCTGGTAAACTGTCGTCGCAAATACTGACATAATCCATTATTATAATAATATTGACTTAAACCACCATCCGTATCTTGACCATCAGATAACACAATAATTAGATTGCTTTTATTATCTGTACTCTTATTCAATAGCATCTCTGCAGCGGGAATGATCCCCTGACTTGAGGATGTTGCCCCAGAAGGAAAAAAATTATCAATCTGTGACTCTACTGATGGAAAATTATCAGTCAAGCCGATATTATAAAAATAGCCAGTATAACTACACTCCTGTGACCAGCCACTAGAATTATAATTACTACAGCCAATATAATTTTCTATTTTACCATTACGCTGTTGTTGAGCACTACTAATACCAGAATAACTATTTGGATACCAATCATCATAGTCCCAACTATAATATATCCCCCACCGAGAATCATGATAAGAACCAAGAGTCCAACCCAAGTATTTCTGAATATCTTGTTTATCTGGTATAGCCGAGCCTAGCGTGTGCACACCATCAGGATAATGCTGATGCATATTTTTATTATCATTATTTAGTTCATTCATAGAAAAAACTGGGGATAATTTCTGAGCTAAAAGCGGCCCTCTGACTACTGACTCACCATATCTATAATTATAATATGATAAAGTTGTACCACTAATCTCTTTGTTCACATCATTGTAAGGAACTACCGCCACATGATTAGTTTTATAACTACTTCCATCAACACTGTTATTTTTTGACAGGTTATTATATTTAGTCAAAACATTCATGATATCTGTTAGTATATCAATCACTCCTGCATATTTTGCCTTTTGTTGTCCACCAAAATCATCAAGCATCGAACCTGACATATCCGTCACGAAAGCAATATCAACAAAATTCTGTTGATATTTCCGGGCAACGGCAGTGTTAACTAACGTTTGATTTTTATCAAACCCAATTCTTACGGTATTCTTTGGAAACCAGCTGCTAAACTGGCTACTGACGGTCACGCGGTATTCATTAAAATTTAATCCATTTTTATCATAAACGCCCGCAATACCACATTTAGAACCATACACTTGTTCACAACTGCGTGTAATAACATTAATATCAGTAGAGTCCACCGTCGCATTCGGTTCTGTTGCATGAATATAATTTTGTACCAGCGTTTCTTCTGTCGTGCTGGAATGGTCGACTGAAGCAGCTACAGCCAGAGATGCACTTTCTACGACATCACTTAAGCGTGCACTGTCGGTCAAATACCGTGTCCCTTCAATTGTTAATGCAAAAAAACCGAAAAAGATGGGAAAGATAATGACAAAAGCAATTGCAGCGACCCCTTTTTGATGTTTTATCTTCATGCTAACGTCCCAAAATAATTGAATTAGAACGTACCCATTGATAATCACCACCTGCCAGGCGACCAAACCAATTATTGGTTTGATAACATAAAGTCACCTGAAAAACAGGAGCCCTTCTGGATTCATTCGTAACAGGCGAAAAATCCGGCGCATTCTGATAAGTTAATCGTTTTTCAGGCTGACAATCGGTTCCATTATTCCCTACATTAAAATCAATATATTGTCCTTTACCTGTTCCACTAAAGACATACTCTTCATAAAAAGCACCGTAGCGTGATGTATCAAAATTTGCCATTGTGCGGGTAAGTGACTGCTTAACAATGCTATCAACCTCCTGAACCTGCCGTTCAGTCATCACCTCTGAATCACTATCCGAGCTGTAAAGCTGAGTCCTTTCTTTAATAACACTCACAGCTGAATAACTCATTCGATCGAGCATGCCTTCAATGGACTGCTTTACAACCATATCTGCCGTAAACACAATAATTACACTCATAAATACAGCAATAATTGCAAACTCAATTGTAAAACTACCACGATATTTAGTTGTAAAATTTATTGCGTTCATATTCTTGCACCACAAAAACTTCACGCTTTAAGCTGATTTGATCACTTAAAAACAACTTAAAAAGAGGACTAAAATGATAACTAACCTGATAAACGGCAATAGGAGCATTAACCTGGCTGGCAGCCTGTGTCAATTCCAAACAGTTTTTTTGCTGCTTCTTATCTTCAACTTTTTTGCAACTGTCCGCTAAATCAGCCACATTACCATAGAAATAACTTTTCACTGAAAATTGATCATAGTTAACCAACTTGCCCCAAATACCGGTATCTTCTTTTAGAAAAAGCAGAAATTGCTGTTTATAACTATCTTCATTTGCTTTTGTCGGAACGCTATCCCGGGTATCTCGGGCCGTCTTAGCCAACGTATAATCAATAAGCCCCGACACATACCCCATATAAGCAATCTGAGCCCAAACAAAAAACAACAACATAAAAAAGAAAAACCCCATTGCAAATTCTATACTCACGACCCCAGAGTTACGATTCACTCTTTTCATCACTTTGTAATCCTTTTTGATGAAGCGTTTGCAATTGTTGATATATTGACTTTGCATGTTCTGCCTGACCACGACCAAGAACTTCTTTAAATAATTCAAACTGTTGATTTTTTGCCAGGGCAAAAAGCAGATTGGCACGTATTTCAGGCCCAGCCTGACCATTACGATAAAGAGGCATCAGCTTATCTATAGCAGCTTGATAATGATGTTGATAAATATCTATAACAGCCAGATTATTCAATACTTTTTCATCGCTATACATTAATATCCGAGCTTGATTAAACGCTCTTTGCGCAGAAATAAAATCATCCATATACGCATTAATGATACCCAATAAATTGTATGCTTGAGCCATTTGAGGATCTCTACCAATAGCAAGTTTTACTTGCCGCAGAGCCTGCGCTAACTTGCCCTGCTGGTATAAGCATTGTGCACTTAAATAATAAATACGAGACTCAGGGCGCGAGTGCTTTCGCAAATATCTCAGTTGAAATAATGCTGAATTACAATCTCCGGAAAGATAATAAGTATGTGCAAGTTTAAAACGAACAGAATTTGATTTTTTATCTCGTAATTGCCTTTTATAAAGTGTAATAAGCCCTGTATAATTTTTCGCTTTCTGCATCAACTGCTCTTTTTCTGCTGCAGTTAAAGGTTTAGCATTGACGATTCGTAATTGATGATTAACCTGAATGACATGGTTAGGTTGTGTTGCACACCCAACTAAAATAAGTATGGCTATACAGACACAACATATATTTCTATAGACCATGATAGAAAATCCTCATCACCCCGGGAGCCGCAACC contains these protein-coding regions:
- the pal_3 gene encoding Peptidoglycan-associated lipoprotein, which produces MCHMASANCELPHSITYHIGLLQDGYQVKLNSQSMDDYSESCQAVYNHSVVYFAFDQSRLNLQAKRALNRFLKSQKENSIELQVTGYTDSIGTRLYNKHLGLARAKAVAAYLESRGVLRRHIIISSEGELKPTASNKTSGGRASNRRAVLIID
- the yccS gene encoding Inner membrane protein YccS gives rise to the protein MHALWNYIKPPSLKTLQFSIASKFLLLTVINFSGYYLHIPLPYIVTTALGIVAAALADHPALYVNRFKSLCVMLLCFGLASFSVTALFPYPWLFALGVFSSTFLFVMLAGIDLRFGPVTLSALILAIYTMLGYGQYSDKWHQPLLFLLGGLGYFLLSFLIHWITPNQSIAQQSEQLFTLLAKYQATKSQYFGHSSHSEKLRLKLASLASDASLSLAQMRRLLVIRQAQNPLSNRHSGYLDVFFKAQLLIERMISSHIDYQGINRKLADTGIPSQLHFIMLGLAKRIAKQTKLQDINDTIQQSISHVAQIVHSDQQVRKVLGHIGQNQLSFMLNNLSEMERLTRQKVPFPSHDFQFEGLTTLSWKEIKQKFLNPSHLLFRHALRQAICMLTGYAIILLIPGPPHGQDYWLLLTTLLVTKPNYSATRQRLLERIVGTLIGIAIATALVILKLPIHAELFVIVITGFLFFWYFSHRYAIAVVMITLFVALALQILGIDSSLTISIRIIATLLGALLVYIASRFIWPDWLENHNPEIIHQLIEKIHLYQQVIFEQYQQHVNIEDERYRLARFHAHTSEAELGRHWQSLLAEPVSKRNDLTILYQLTGHFHSYLSHLSALALYRGRSLSPQALQIMDEISLQFRTALDEMSQKLSREKTNSPQNVDLLTQSINQQLRVLMPNLHGEDLLITFQLQKMTENLEQIQSLISERQL
- the tusE gene encoding Sulfurtransferase TusE, giving the protein MLEINGKELETDAEGYLLDSTQWSEPLAVVIAEKEGIELTEPHWQVIHFVRDFYLEFNTSPAIRPLVKAMGKKYGPDKGNSRYLYRLFPKGPAKQATKIAGLPKPARCI